Below is a genomic region from Spirosoma radiotolerans.
CAACCTGTATGCAGATTACTTTAAAGGCCGATTTGTAAAGGCGCTGCGCCCCTTTTGATGAAAAATATAGGCATAAAAAAAACCGCTCCTGGAGCGGTTTTTTTTATAAGAAGGTTACCTACACAGCTGGCTGAGCACTATTAATAAGCTCTTCCCAATGCGCGCGATCCTTCTTTTTAAGCTTCATTTCTAAACTCAGGGCTTCATTGCGCGTATCAAATGCCTGCGTAAAGCGTACTTCCCATGGCTTTCCATCTGCCGTAACAGGGTTAGTCTTAGCATTATGCTGCCACAGTGTTATTTTCAGGTCTTTAGTCTGGCCAATAAAATACCGGTCAGTGGAAGGGCTATAAATTATATATACCGTATGCATATGTATCGGAAGTATTATCAAAACTACACAATTGATCATACAAAACAAACATTGCCTGATCTAGCGGATAGGTTGAGTTACCCGAATAAAAAAAATGGTATTCAATTTGGGTCAAACTAATTTTTTACTCATATTTGCACCCACAAAACACTACCATTGGTGTTTATGGGGGATTAGCTCAGCTGGCTAGAGCGCTTCCATGGCATGGAAGAGGTCATCGGTTCGACTCCGATATTCTCCACTACGTTGCAAACCGACCACTCTGAATGGGTGGTTTTTTGTTGCCTAGTCTCTTAAAAATAAACCCCGGTAATCAAGCGATTACCGGGGTTTATTTTTAAGAGACTAGGCAACCTATTGCTGAATCATTTCTGCGTCAGCCAGTATGTAATTCAGTTCGTAAATATTGTCAGCATTCAATTTAAGGGTACCCCGGAACGTCCGGCGTTCGTCGGTCTTAAATTTCTTGTCTGATTTTTTGAATTTCAGCGACACAACCGATTCGGGCCCTGCGCCCCCGCAAAAGAAGCAGGCGCTATAAGGGAAAGCCGATAAGACATAGATATTGGATTCCAGATCTACTGGAAGTACGTACCCAGTAAGATCCACCGTTTTTCCGTTCAATTTTTGAATGCCTTGCCCAAAGGTTGGGTAAAGCATGTATACGGATTCCTCAGCATACCATTTTTTCTTGAACGTAACATCGCGTAGCACTTCCCACGATAGTTTAACCGGTTCGGCAGCTACCGAAGGCGGTATGCCCGGCTTAATCCGATTGACAGGAGGCAGTGCCGGACGAAAGGCCGGGGCCGCGAGTGATACAACTAGTAAGGCAATCAATAAACGAGTCATGTTGAGGGAAGTCTTATATGCGAAGATACAATGGTAAAAATACAAAAAATATTACTTTTACTAACGGACTTTATCATCAACCACGCTGCTCGTGCCTGATACACTCAACGACAACACAAAAGATGGCTCGGTAATTCCCGTTCGGTTTACCCGGCTGTATATGACTCTGCTGATTATTCTGGCCGTTTTGCTAACGGTAGGGCAGGGCCTCACGCAATGGCGGCTCCGTGCTGTTCAGGACGAGCTATGGATTATTCGGTACTCGGCTTTGCAACGGCACCAGAGCCAGCAAATTGTGAAACAAGTCCTACAACTGGCGGATGCCAGTGAACAGGATCACTTTTCGGAGAATGTGGCGGCTTTACGGCAGGTATTTCCTGTTTTTGAACGCTATCACCTACAAAGTCGGCAAGGAAAAGTTGATAATCCAAAGGTATATATTGTGAATTCCGATACGGTTCAACGACTGTATGACGCCATTCGTCCGCAGTTTGATGCGTTCCGGCAGAGTGCCCATCGACTCATGCGATTGCAAAGGTTCGACGAAATCAAGACGCCTGAAGTCCAGGCTAGTATCAAATTGATGCTGGCGAACGAAAAGCCATTTTTGGAGGAAATGGATGGTATTGTTCGGGAATACACGACCGAACTCAGGGCCAAGTTAACGCTGCTACAATCAATAGAACTGTACTTGTATATCTTCACCGTAGCCGTTCTAATTGGCATAGGCTTCGTGATTTTTCGTCCTGCGGCCCGAAGACTCAAACAAACATTTGCGCAACTGGTTGAAGCAGAGAGCCAAACAACGGCGGCTAATAAGAAACTGCTGAACGCCAACCGCATTTTGAAGGAAACCCGTCAGAAACTGTTTGAAGCTACTAAACTGCAATACCAGCAGGAAATTGACGATCAAAAACTACGAACGTCTTACTTAATCGCCGGGCAGGAAGAAGAACGTAAACGGTTATCACGCGAGCTACATGATGGGCTCGGCCAGATGCTTACCGCTATCAAATTGCAAATTGAAGGGCTTGAGGCCAGCCTGACCAGAGCGGCTGCGACGGAACAGGTTGGTACGGCACCACACGCCAAAAATTTGAAAACGTTGAAGAGCCTGGTAACACAGACAATTCAGGAAACACGCACGATCTCCAATAATTTGATGCCTAGCGTACTCAGTGATTTTGGCATCATACCCGCTATCAAAATGCTGGCTGAGCAAGACCGAAGCGATTCCTTCGATGTTACATTTGAAACAAATTTTACCTCCGATATGCCTCGATTGAATAAAAACGTTGAGATCATGCTCTATCGGGTGACCCAAGAGGCCGTCAGCAATGCGGTCAAACACGCCAAACCGTCACACATTCATATCGAATTATATGAACGAAGTACTTTCTTACAATTGATTGTCAGCGATGATGGAAAAGGGTTTCAGGTTCCTCGAAAAAAACAGGAAAATGGGGGACTCAAACAAAAGTCAGAAATAAATGGCGACATAACGAATCCGTCAGAACTACGGCCCCCTTCGCAGGGTTTACATAATATGCAGGAACGAACCAAATTGCTCAACGGTAAATTTAAATTACAATCTGCGTTTGGTAAAGGCACTAAAATTCAAGTAAGCATTCCCTATAAAACGCATTTTGCATCCCATGACACCTACTAGAATAATGTTGGTGGACGACCACTCTATCGTTCGTGACGGTATTCGGCTTCTACTTGAACAAGCCGATGGCCTGGAGATTATCGATGAAGCCAACGATGGCGAAGAAATCCTTGATAAACTGAAAGTGCTTCAGCCCGATCCAAGTCGTTTACCTGATTTGATCCTGATGGATATATCATTGCCGGGGATGTCGGGCATCCAGACTACGCAGGTCATTAGCCGTCTGTACAAAAATGTACGGGTGTTGATGCTGTCCATGCACAATAACGAAGATTATATTTTACGGTCTGTGGAAGCTGGCGCGTATGGCTATATTTTAAAAGATTCATCGTCCGATGAGATGATCAAAGCCATTCGAACCATTGCTTCGGGTGAGAAATATTACAGCTCGCCAGTCGCTTCAATTATTTTGAGCGGCTATATGCAGCAACTGAAGAAAGGAGATCGACATGGCCGTGCCGAACGCCAATCAAAACTGTCGAACAAGGAAAAAGAAATTCTTCAATTTCTGGTCGATGGCATGAGTAGTCGTGAAATTGCCGAAAAACTTCAACTTAGCGTCCGGACTGTCGATAACCACCGGGCTAATATGATGCGCCGGTTGCAAGTTCGTAATGCGGCTGAATTAGTCAGAATGGCCGTGGAAGATAAGCTGATCTAATCCCTGA
It encodes:
- a CDS encoding GIY-YIG nuclease family protein, with product MHTVYIIYSPSTDRYFIGQTKDLKITLWQHNAKTNPVTADGKPWEVRFTQAFDTRNEALSLEMKLKKKDRAHWEELINSAQPAV
- a CDS encoding response regulator transcription factor, giving the protein MLVDDHSIVRDGIRLLLEQADGLEIIDEANDGEEILDKLKVLQPDPSRLPDLILMDISLPGMSGIQTTQVISRLYKNVRVLMLSMHNNEDYILRSVEAGAYGYILKDSSSDEMIKAIRTIASGEKYYSSPVASIILSGYMQQLKKGDRHGRAERQSKLSNKEKEILQFLVDGMSSREIAEKLQLSVRTVDNHRANMMRRLQVRNAAELVRMAVEDKLI
- a CDS encoding sensor histidine kinase, which produces MPDTLNDNTKDGSVIPVRFTRLYMTLLIILAVLLTVGQGLTQWRLRAVQDELWIIRYSALQRHQSQQIVKQVLQLADASEQDHFSENVAALRQVFPVFERYHLQSRQGKVDNPKVYIVNSDTVQRLYDAIRPQFDAFRQSAHRLMRLQRFDEIKTPEVQASIKLMLANEKPFLEEMDGIVREYTTELRAKLTLLQSIELYLYIFTVAVLIGIGFVIFRPAARRLKQTFAQLVEAESQTTAANKKLLNANRILKETRQKLFEATKLQYQQEIDDQKLRTSYLIAGQEEERKRLSRELHDGLGQMLTAIKLQIEGLEASLTRAAATEQVGTAPHAKNLKTLKSLVTQTIQETRTISNNLMPSVLSDFGIIPAIKMLAEQDRSDSFDVTFETNFTSDMPRLNKNVEIMLYRVTQEAVSNAVKHAKPSHIHIELYERSTFLQLIVSDDGKGFQVPRKKQENGGLKQKSEINGDITNPSELRPPSQGLHNMQERTKLLNGKFKLQSAFGKGTKIQVSIPYKTHFASHDTY